The Brasilonema sennae CENA114 genome includes a region encoding these proteins:
- the rbsK gene encoding ribokinase produces MSIIVFGSINIDLVATVPRLLVAGETLLGHDFFKVPGGKGANQAVASARLGIPTHIVGRIGADSFGTELVNSLQASGVQTDDVFVDETVSSGVAMITVDVKGENQIIVIPGANGRVNQEDVERLSHLLPTARVLLLQLEIPMPAVVAAAKAGRKAGVTVILDPAPAQKDIPDELYSLVDIITPNEVEAGGLVGFSVDGEESAIKAGEVLRQRGVKNAIVKLGAKGVVCSTPEDKFFIPAFPVDTVDTTAAGDAFNGGLAAALCEGLSLRQAVVWGAAAGALAATKLGAQPSLADRMTFDAFLRQKGLA; encoded by the coding sequence ATGAGCATTATCGTCTTTGGCAGTATCAACATAGATCTGGTTGCAACAGTACCCCGCTTACTAGTTGCAGGTGAAACGTTGCTGGGACACGATTTTTTCAAAGTACCAGGTGGTAAAGGTGCCAATCAAGCAGTCGCATCAGCACGACTAGGAATTCCTACTCACATAGTAGGACGCATAGGTGCAGACAGTTTTGGTACAGAACTTGTCAACAGTCTCCAAGCATCGGGTGTCCAAACAGATGATGTGTTTGTAGATGAAACTGTGAGTTCTGGTGTTGCTATGATCACTGTAGATGTCAAGGGTGAAAATCAAATTATTGTCATTCCTGGTGCGAATGGACGCGTTAATCAGGAAGATGTGGAAAGATTATCACATTTATTACCAACAGCTAGGGTACTGCTTTTACAATTAGAAATTCCTATGCCTGCGGTAGTCGCAGCTGCCAAAGCTGGACGAAAAGCTGGAGTGACAGTTATTCTCGACCCAGCACCAGCGCAGAAGGATATACCAGATGAACTTTACTCTTTGGTAGACATTATCACACCAAATGAGGTGGAAGCAGGAGGACTGGTAGGTTTTTCTGTGGATGGAGAAGAGTCGGCAATTAAGGCAGGGGAAGTTTTACGGCAACGGGGTGTGAAAAATGCCATTGTGAAACTTGGTGCCAAAGGCGTTGTTTGTTCCACTCCAGAAGATAAATTTTTTATACCTGCTTTTCCAGTTGATACGGTTGACACAACTGCTGCGGGAGATGCCTTTAATGGCGGTTTGGCTGCAGCGCTTTGTGAGGGACTTTCTTTGCGTCAAGCGGTGGTTTGGGGTGCAGCCGCTGGTGCTTTGGCTGCAACTAAACTAGGGGCGCAACCTTCGCTTGCAGATAGGATGACGTTTGATGCGTTTTTGCGTCAAAAAGGCCTTGCGTGA
- a CDS encoding diguanylate cyclase domain-containing protein, which produces MCRLKILVVEYEKKKALDIKKLLQNLGHFVSEITEDEEGAVKKMEEINPNLVLFNISLSGKKDDVKLADVIMNDYQVPVLYLTERYSIIKKIERKLTESLNYINEPVAEQDLQIAIEMAVDKHQTKKQFQEQQQNFMAILKSMGCAVMLTDTCGCIHLMNPIAEELTGWTQEEAVTKNLAEILSLVDKDTGILRKDLATQVIQTGVVLNLPETLTLIAKDHTEIQIGGNIAPIRDDDGSLIGAVVVFQDITQRKQTEAQLVRNAFYDALTGLPNRVLFLERLSQVFERRKRRNNENYAVLFLDVDGFKGINDTFGHSAGDNFLIEIARRLESCLRSADTVARFGGDEFAILIEDIKDLSDTINVAQRIQEALKLPIYIEEYKISISASIGIALSCSNYEQPESLLRDADMAMYDAKQQGKARYVVFNSQNLYQMNRRKK; this is translated from the coding sequence ATGTGTCGTTTGAAAATCTTAGTGGTCGAGTATGAAAAAAAAAAGGCATTAGATATAAAAAAATTATTGCAAAACTTAGGTCACTTTGTTTCCGAAATAACTGAAGATGAAGAGGGTGCAGTAAAAAAAATGGAAGAAATTAATCCAAATTTAGTATTATTTAATATTTCTTTATCCGGAAAAAAAGACGACGTTAAATTGGCTGATGTTATTATGAATGATTATCAAGTTCCAGTTTTATATTTAACCGAAAGATATTCGATAATAAAAAAAATAGAAAGAAAACTAACAGAATCTTTGAACTATATTAATGAACCAGTAGCCGAACAAGACCTACAGATTGCTATAGAAATGGCAGTTGACAAGCATCAAACGAAAAAACAATTTCAGGAACAACAGCAAAACTTTATGGCAATTCTTAAAAGTATGGGTTGTGCAGTCATGCTCACAGATACTTGTGGTTGTATTCATCTAATGAACCCAATAGCAGAAGAACTAACAGGATGGACACAAGAAGAAGCGGTGACTAAAAATTTAGCAGAAATATTAAGTTTAGTTGATAAAGATACAGGTATTTTGCGCAAGGATTTAGCTACACAAGTTATACAGACGGGTGTGGTTTTGAATTTACCAGAAACTTTAACATTGATTGCTAAAGATCATACCGAAATCCAAATTGGGGGAAATATTGCACCCATCCGCGATGATGATGGTAGTCTTATTGGTGCAGTTGTCGTTTTTCAAGACATAACTCAACGCAAACAAACAGAAGCACAACTTGTACGGAATGCTTTTTATGATGCGTTAACAGGACTACCGAATAGAGTTTTATTTTTGGAAAGACTAAGCCAAGTATTTGAGCGTCGAAAAAGACGGAACAATGAGAACTATGCTGTCTTGTTTTTAGATGTGGATGGCTTTAAGGGAATTAACGATACTTTTGGGCATAGTGCGGGTGATAATTTCTTGATAGAGATTGCTCGACGTTTAGAATCATGCTTACGTAGTGCCGATACTGTAGCGCGATTTGGTGGTGATGAGTTTGCTATTCTCATCGAAGATATTAAAGATCTTTCTGATACAATAAATGTTGCTCAGCGTATTCAAGAAGCTTTAAAATTACCAATTTACATAGAAGAATATAAAATCTCAATTTCAGCTAGCATTGGTATTGCTCTAAGCTGTTCTAATTATGAACAGCCAGAAAGCTTACTACGGGATGCTGATATGGCAATGTACGATGCAAAGCAACAGGGAAAAGCTCGTTATGTTGTATTTAATTCTCAGAACTTATACCAGATGAATAGACGCAAAAAATAA
- a CDS encoding alpha/beta hydrolase family protein: MVTIKALSVTAGAALIFCGTAKVAAAATFNDVARYSTTISANNDIADIYYPNPSNLKTGNYSFPVALLLQGANVDKSDYSEYASIVARYGFVVVVPNHPRSLPQYGFTGLLPETSQIDAVLVQMKTENSNSVSPVAGVVNTQKLGLLGHSAGGVVGLFAIANLCLSPVQCEGSFNRPNELLAGAFFGTNLRDQNGVFFPINNSGIPVALLEGTRDSRALPINAEKTYEQIQNPPKALISILGANHYGITNTNNPTGPIPDPNTPTIPQGVAVETVARWSGLFLRASILDDKTAFDYVYSTGDALDPNVSVISQAKPVPESSYTWSLVTLSATTAVLGLKKLKPHRHARPNSW, encoded by the coding sequence TTGGTTACCATCAAAGCTTTGTCAGTGACTGCTGGTGCAGCATTGATATTCTGCGGTACAGCGAAAGTAGCAGCGGCTGCAACCTTTAATGATGTGGCTCGCTACAGTACGACAATCTCCGCTAATAATGACATAGCTGATATATACTATCCCAACCCATCGAACCTGAAAACTGGCAACTACTCCTTTCCTGTTGCACTGTTATTGCAAGGTGCAAATGTCGATAAATCAGATTACTCAGAATATGCCAGTATAGTAGCTCGCTACGGATTTGTAGTGGTTGTACCCAATCACCCAAGATCTCTTCCCCAGTACGGATTCACGGGACTGCTACCAGAAACTTCACAAATTGACGCTGTTCTTGTACAGATGAAAACAGAAAATTCCAATTCTGTTTCGCCTGTTGCTGGTGTTGTTAATACACAAAAACTAGGCTTACTCGGTCACTCCGCAGGAGGTGTAGTCGGGTTATTTGCTATTGCAAATCTCTGCCTTTCCCCTGTTCAATGTGAAGGTTCCTTCAACCGACCAAATGAACTTCTAGCAGGAGCGTTTTTTGGTACAAACCTCCGTGATCAAAATGGAGTGTTCTTTCCTATTAATAATTCAGGAATTCCTGTTGCCTTATTGGAGGGAACTCGTGATAGCAGAGCTCTTCCAATTAACGCTGAAAAAACTTACGAGCAGATCCAGAACCCCCCCAAAGCGTTGATTAGTATTTTGGGTGCTAACCACTATGGCATCACCAATACTAATAACCCTACTGGTCCAATACCAGATCCTAACACACCAACTATCCCTCAAGGTGTAGCAGTGGAAACTGTTGCCCGTTGGAGTGGACTCTTTTTGCGTGCCAGTATTCTTGATGACAAAACTGCTTTTGATTATGTGTATTCCACAGGTGATGCTCTAGATCCAAACGTGAGCGTGATTAGTCAAGCTAAACCTGTTCCTGAATCATCTTATACATGGAGTTTGGTGACACTAAGTGCTACTACTGCTGTGTTGGGACTAAAGAAACTCAAACCACACAGGCACGCAAGACCTAACAGCTGGTAA
- a CDS encoding sugar O-acetyltransferase, which produces MEKTEKQKMLAGELYLASDSELIAGRNFALSLLRKYNSTTEEQLEERLRGAHALRTQILQELFGQVGQNINIMPPFQCDYGKNIYAGDQFYMNFGCVILDCNTVHIGDNVLCAPYVQIYTAYHPTDPEIRLSGKELAAPITIGNNVWIGGGAIICPGVTIGDNTTIGAGSVVVKDIPANVVAVGNPCRVIRHL; this is translated from the coding sequence ATGGAAAAAACAGAAAAACAGAAAATGCTGGCAGGCGAATTGTATCTTGCTTCCGATTCAGAATTGATTGCTGGAAGAAACTTTGCACTTAGTCTACTGAGAAAGTATAACTCTACAACCGAAGAACAATTGGAGGAGCGATTGCGCGGAGCGCACGCTTTGCGAACGCAAATTTTACAAGAATTATTTGGTCAAGTAGGACAAAATATTAATATCATGCCACCATTTCAGTGTGACTATGGTAAAAATATTTATGCAGGCGATCAATTCTATATGAATTTTGGCTGTGTGATTCTAGACTGTAACACAGTTCATATTGGGGACAACGTTTTGTGTGCTCCCTATGTTCAAATTTACACGGCATATCACCCAACAGATCCAGAAATTCGCCTTTCTGGTAAAGAACTCGCTGCGCCAATAACAATTGGTAATAATGTCTGGATTGGTGGCGGTGCAATTATTTGTCCTGGTGTGACAATTGGCGACAATACTACTATTGGTGCTGGTAGTGTTGTTGTCAAAGATATACCTGCAAATGTTGTTGCAGTTGGCAATCCCTGTAGAGTCATTCGACACTTGTAA
- a CDS encoding nucleoside deaminase: protein MDEFMQAAIAQAKQGRQEGGIPIGSILVKDDKILGKGHNKRVQDGDPVTHAEIDCLRNAGRIGSYRGTTLYSTLMPCYLCAGAVVQFGIKKVIAGESKTFPGAKEFMVSHGVEVIDLNLDECEQMMSEFIEEKPELWNEDIGK, encoded by the coding sequence TATGCAAGCTGCGATCGCACAAGCAAAACAAGGCAGACAAGAAGGCGGAATTCCCATCGGTTCCATTCTCGTCAAGGATGACAAGATTCTCGGCAAAGGACACAACAAGCGTGTGCAAGACGGCGATCCAGTCACCCACGCCGAAATCGATTGCCTCCGCAATGCCGGTAGAATCGGCAGTTATAGGGGTACAACACTCTATTCAACCTTAATGCCATGTTATCTGTGCGCTGGGGCGGTTGTACAATTTGGCATTAAAAAAGTTATTGCTGGAGAATCAAAAACTTTTCCAGGTGCTAAAGAATTCATGGTATCCCACGGTGTGGAAGTGATTGACCTCAATCTTGATGAATGCGAACAAATGATGAGCGAATTTATTGAAGAGAAACCTGAGTTATGGAACGAGGATATTGGCAAGTAG